In Mustela nigripes isolate SB6536 chromosome 10, MUSNIG.SB6536, whole genome shotgun sequence, one DNA window encodes the following:
- the LOC132025395 gene encoding uncharacterized protein LOC132025395 — protein sequence MKRDVRATERPVTQRSCPINTSCSPRTDTHTHTHTHTHTPARKRAHARAVQTSQRLERSKNSSPCAAPPTRPQDLRSRRPGSMLTGVCCTLIPLSINIFYPDSIPEELDACPREQSQQTGTSPGLQARRSLPPPRTRPRARSGHRIPDNAL from the exons atGAAACGTGATGTAAGAGCCACTGAACGGCCAGTGACTCAGCGCTCCTGCCCCATCAACACCAGCTGCAGCCCGcggacggacacacacacacacacacacacacacacacacacacccgcccgcaaacgcgcgcacgcgcgcgctgTGCAAACATCCCAGCGCCTAGAGCGGAGCAAAAATTCCAGCCCTTGCGCGGCGCCGCCGACAAGACCCCAAGATCTCCGCAGCCGCCGCCCCGGCAGCATGCTTACGGGTGTTTGTTGCACGTTAATTCCGCTTTCTATTAACATCTTTTATCCAGACTCCATCCCGGAGGAGCTGGACGCGTGTCCCCGGGAGCAGAGTCAGCAAACAGGAACCAGTCCCGGCCTGCAAGCCCGGCGGTCTCTCCCTCCGCCTCGGACACGTCCCAGGGCGCGATCTG GGCACAGAATCCCTGACAACGCCCTCTGA